The Apus apus isolate bApuApu2 chromosome 8, bApuApu2.pri.cur, whole genome shotgun sequence genome has a window encoding:
- the C8H3orf33 gene encoding protein C3orf33 homolog isoform X1 — MSERRGAAAEALSRLSEWADAHLGLLRSLSAGMAVAGLLVLARSARLATKFTSALDIPVEFVEKNVKLRGRVHHVTEKGLEVEHIPISIPFLTSIQRRWQSKGLLLVRLAGVELAPRGMAWLQQELKPNQVIWFQLLGREDLALECLVLVNKGRFLSVCVNEELLRQGLGRAARIEGLHHHSHLYWKLHKKLLQAELKALRKNKGIWEEASYSERIRDRISNNKFVQTLKQFVVWLRSSF; from the exons ATGTCGgagcggcgcggcgcggcggccgAGGCCCTGTCCCGCCTCTCCGAGTGGGCGGACGCGCacctggggctgctgcgg AGCCTCAGCGCCGGGATGGCGGTGGCcgggctgctggtgctggcccGCAGCGCGCGCCTG GCAACAAAGTTCACAAGTGCTTTGGATATACCAGTGGAGTTTGTAGAAAAGAATGTGAAATTGCGGGGAAGAGTACATCATGTAACTGAGAAAGGCCTGGAGGTTGAACACATTCCCATCAGCATTCCTTTCCTTACATCCATACAGAGAAGAT GGCAATCGAAAGGTCTTCTGCTGGTGAGACTGGCTGGAGTGGAGCTGGCTCCGAGGGGCATGGCCTGGTTACAGCAAGAGTTAAAACCCAACCAAGTCATATGGTTCCAGCTTCTGGGAAGGGAGGATTTGGCACTTGAGTGCCTAGTATTAGTAAATAAG GGGCGATTTCTCAGCGTGTGCGTGAACGAAGAGCTGCTGAGACAAGGGCTCGGCAGAGCAGCACGGATCGAAGGGCTCCACCACCATTCCCACCTCTACTGGAAACTTCACAAAAAACTGCTTCAAGCAGAGCTAAAGGccttgaggaaaaataaaggaatatgGGAGGAAGCTAGTTACTCTGAAAGAATTAGAGATCGGATAAGCAACAATAAGTTTGTACAGACATTGAAACAATTTGTGGTCTGGCTGAGAAGCTCTTTCTAA
- the C8H3orf33 gene encoding protein C3orf33 homolog isoform X2, which produces MSERRGAAAEALSRLSEWADAHLGLLRATKFTSALDIPVEFVEKNVKLRGRVHHVTEKGLEVEHIPISIPFLTSIQRRWQSKGLLLVRLAGVELAPRGMAWLQQELKPNQVIWFQLLGREDLALECLVLVNKGRFLSVCVNEELLRQGLGRAARIEGLHHHSHLYWKLHKKLLQAELKALRKNKGIWEEASYSERIRDRISNNKFVQTLKQFVVWLRSSF; this is translated from the exons ATGTCGgagcggcgcggcgcggcggccgAGGCCCTGTCCCGCCTCTCCGAGTGGGCGGACGCGCacctggggctgctgcgg GCAACAAAGTTCACAAGTGCTTTGGATATACCAGTGGAGTTTGTAGAAAAGAATGTGAAATTGCGGGGAAGAGTACATCATGTAACTGAGAAAGGCCTGGAGGTTGAACACATTCCCATCAGCATTCCTTTCCTTACATCCATACAGAGAAGAT GGCAATCGAAAGGTCTTCTGCTGGTGAGACTGGCTGGAGTGGAGCTGGCTCCGAGGGGCATGGCCTGGTTACAGCAAGAGTTAAAACCCAACCAAGTCATATGGTTCCAGCTTCTGGGAAGGGAGGATTTGGCACTTGAGTGCCTAGTATTAGTAAATAAG GGGCGATTTCTCAGCGTGTGCGTGAACGAAGAGCTGCTGAGACAAGGGCTCGGCAGAGCAGCACGGATCGAAGGGCTCCACCACCATTCCCACCTCTACTGGAAACTTCACAAAAAACTGCTTCAAGCAGAGCTAAAGGccttgaggaaaaataaaggaatatgGGAGGAAGCTAGTTACTCTGAAAGAATTAGAGATCGGATAAGCAACAATAAGTTTGTACAGACATTGAAACAATTTGTGGTCTGGCTGAGAAGCTCTTTCTAA